tccccTACGAAATTGAAAACAATACAAAATAAGATAAGGTGTAGAAACTGAGTCGTCTGCAAACCCTAAACCACCGTCTGCAAACCTAACCTCGTTGGAAAACCACCTCTATactcccatcaccaccaccatcatctcgaTGGGTTAGGGTGGTGTTGGGCGTTCCCTGGGTTCGCTGTCAGTTTCCTTCTCTTGGTTTTTTCACGCCGGTTTCCATCTTGAGAACTTGTTGGTTTTTCTTTGTGGGTTTCCTGTTTGTatagtttttgttctttttcttttctttccttttcttattatCTTTCTGATTTGGCGAAAGACTGGTTACTCCACGAGATATTTATGCTCTTGGCTGtttgattgattggtttgtgcTACAAGTGTTTGAACAATGTCTGCAGATAAGGGTGTCATTCTTTGTCCTTTCAAGGATTTTCATGGATGCCCAGATGGGGGGTGGGGAGTAAGGGATTTGTATGTTTAATCCTTCATCTGAAGAGATTACATCTCTGCAACATGGAGAGAAAGAATGCTCTACAATAAACCATCAGAAACGATTTGGATGTGTTCGTGGTCTTAGAAGAGACTATGAGGACATTGAAACAATGGATGTGTTTCGAATGCATGGGTATTCAGGCCTAGAGTAGGGCGTGTGAACACGGATCTACTGATATCAGGACTGCGACAGTTGACGGTAATATAGTTGAAACGATTTTAGGGGTACCTCGGCTTGGTTCCATTCAATTTCAGCTGGACAGTGATGTCGAGCTTAATGCTGAGACTGTAGACGTTATTTTCCGATCTACGATTCATACTGTGAAGAGCATCCCAAGAGGTTGCAGGTTGACATTTTCTCATACTCTAAAGGCAGCACTCTTGAAAGTTGCAGCAGAACCTAAGCTGGCCAGGAATTGGGTTAGACTACTTTTGTTGCCTCGTTGTACGCTGTGAGTTTTTAATCCTAAGGGGAGGGCATAATGCAAGTCTGGGAATCGTAAAGTGTTGCAACAGCAACAGATACTTCGCGCACTTGCAATATGGATTGAACCTGGTGGAATACATCTGTTGGTCAAAGGGGTTCTGCAAATAACACAAACTGGAGGGGTTAAGTGTGTCGACGATACGGAGGAAGAAAACCGGCTAAGCTCCAATGTCTCTACCTGTTTGCGCAAAGTTGCAGATGGGAACTTCACAGCTGCAGTCGAAGCTATCAGTTCTTCGGGGGTGGCGTCGAATAACGCAGAGACAAGGAAGGCGCTTGAAGATAAACATACGATCATGCCTCCTCCACGGAAACCAACTTTATCGCTTCATGAGACACCTTTACTTGCTGAGGGAGGAACTATTTTAAGTTGTATTAAGTCATTCCATAAGGGAATTTCATGCGGAAAGGATGGTCTTCGGGCATAACATTTATTAGATGCTTTTTGTGGAGACGATTCCACTGTTGCTGCTGATTTGGTTACAACGATAACAAAGGTAGTCAATTTATGGTTGAGAGGCAGATGCCCACTTAACCTTGCGAAGTTCATTGCTTCAACACCCTTAATACCTCTCCTTAAACCCGACAAAAGCATTTGTCATATTGTTGTTGGTACGATTTGGCGGTGTCTGGTGTCCAAAGTTGTCATGAAGGGGGTCGGTCAAGACATGGCATCTTACTTACAAGATTTTCAGTTTGGGGTGGGTGTATCAGGAGGTGCTGAGGCGATCCTACACGCTGTGAACAGGTATTTTAATAAACATCATATGGATGCTAGCCTTACTATGTTAACCGTGGACTTCACCAATGCCTTTAATCTAGTTGACCGAACAACCATGCTCCTTGAGGTATGCAAGTTGTGTCCATCTATATCGCCATGGGTTGAATACTTGTATGGACAACCTGCAAGACTATATGTGGGAGATTATTATATTTATCCGTCTACAGGAGTGCAACAAGGAGACCCTCTAGGGCCATTGTTATTTGCTTTGGAGCTTCATCGGCTTATAGAAAATATAAATGAGCAGTGTTCACTATCATTACAGGCCTGGTATCTTGATGATGGTactattattggagacactacaGAAGTGGCAAAGGCGCTTGCAGTTGTTCAGACACAAGGACCTGAGCTGGGGCTTATATTGAATATTCGGAAAACCGAAATTTTCTGGCCTTCTTGTGATGACCGGAGATATGGGATGTTTCCTGTTGGAATCTCAAGGCCAGATAACGGGGTCAAACTATTGGGTGGTGCGGTCAGTATTGATGTTGAGTTTGTGAAAGAACTTGCCATTAGAAGAGCAGAGAAGGCAGTAGATTTAATGCAGGTTTATCCAAGCTCCATGATCCTCAGAGCGAATTGATACTCTTACGTGCTTGTATGGGAATCTCCAATCTGCTTTTTGGGCTTCGCATTTGCTGTCCAGAATATACTACAGATGTAGTAGATATCTTCGATAGAGTTTGAGAGAGATGGTGGAAGGTATTTTGGTTTGTGGAGGTCCGTTTTTTTGGGAATTCCAGTGAAGTTATCTACCCTGCCTATCATATATGGAGGTCTTGGTTTATACACCGCTAAGGAGGCGTCGCAATACTCTTTTCTTGCATCGCGGGTACAATCTTGGGGCCTACAAGATCACATATTAAGGAGCAGTAGAGTAGAAGGCATGGATGAAAATTTCCATAAGTCTTTGGAGACATTAAAAACAACTCTTCCTGATTATGACTTTAGCATCTTCACCAGCAAGGACACCGCCCCCCCTAGAGCACAAAGTAACTTGGAGAGTGCTCTTTTTGGTAAAGTAGTAAAGACATAGATAGAGTTTACGAGTTATCGGACAGACATAATGCGGTCTTTGGTTGCCTGCAAGCAGAGCATGCACATGATTTTCTTCTTTCTATTCCGATTGAGGGCCTTGGGCAAAAGATGTCACCTGTTGAGTACCAGTCCATCCTTAAATACAGATTAATGATCCCTCTGTACCCTTCGGATACACACTGTCCTGCCTGCATCACATGATGCTTAGACATGTACGTGGAACATGAAGTCCATTGCAAGGTAGATCCTGGGTTTAAatatagacatgatcatgtgagagATACTTTGTATGATTTCTTGTGGAGAGCTGGTATTTCAGCAAAGAAAGAAGTGGCGGTCAACTTCTTGACAAACCTACTTGAAGGGAGGTCAACACTTAGGCTAGCATACGTTCCTATTTTTGGGTGGGATGATTGAAAACATGCATGTGTTGACCTCACTGGTGTTTCTCCGTCAGTAGGCATTGGACATGGCACCTTCACAGTTGGCCAAGCAGCGTTGAGAGCTTCCTCGGGTAAGATGGCAAAGAATGGGAAAGCGTGTATTGATAATGGACATGCTTTTATTCCCTTTTCTTTTGATACTTTCGGTTTTTTGGCTCCAGAGGCGGTTGGACTTCTCAAGagagtccagaaagtcatgcacagtaatgtcatgactcctgggtcgagagagtttgtttttaaaaggataggttttgcaattcaaaaagggcttgcggcgcagcttgttgctcgcttgcctgctATGTAAACGACTAATTATTGAATTACGAGAAAAATGGACATTAATTTTTATTCGGTTTTGGATTTTAACTAATATTTGTTATGGATAACCAAATTGTTCGAACAAATTTTGCAGTGTAACTGTAGCACAACGACTTTTGCATCTCATGATATTAACAAAGTCGAAAACTTATTGAAAATCTATGAAGCTATGGGGACTTAAACCTTCAGTCTTGATCATGTTTTGTGCATAAAACTAAGGTAACTTATTTTTCTTGGAAAGCCTTCATAAAAGACTGGTATAGATATACAATCCTACTCGCATTGGGGAATCAACATTTTCAATTCGGGCCACTTGTCTCTAAACAAAATTGCAAGTGTCATTCTCAGAAGTTAGTCAGGTACAAGATTTTATGTCACAATGGCAATGGTAAATTTTAAGTTTACGGTGAAGATCTTTTGGCCACGAGGCATATGGAAAAATAATCCTGTTTTCACCAGTAatatcaataattaaaaaaatgcAAGTTGAATAGAACAACAAAAGCAAAACTACAAGCACAAaactcatcaacaacaacaaaaaaaaagtacaagaTTAATGAATACGAAAATTTGGAATCCAATTTCTTACTTTCAAAACTTGATCTAACACTTCCCATGTTCCAGATTTGATGtattgtttatcttcttcatt
This is a stretch of genomic DNA from Papaver somniferum cultivar HN1 chromosome 1, ASM357369v1, whole genome shotgun sequence. It encodes these proteins:
- the LOC113304985 gene encoding uncharacterized protein LOC113304985, translating into MASYLQDFQFGVGVSGGAEAILHAVNRYFNKHHMDASLTMLTVDFTNAFNLVDRTTMLLEVCKLCPSISPWVEYLYGQPARLYVGDYYIYPSTGVQQGDPLGPLLFALELHRLIENINEQCSLSLQAWYLDDGTIIGDTTEVAKALAVVQTQGPELGLILNIRKTEIFWPSCDDRRYGMFPVGISRPDNGVKLLGGAVSIDVEFVKELAIRRAEKAVDLMQVYPSSMILRAN